A region from the Onychostoma macrolepis isolate SWU-2019 chromosome 18, ASM1243209v1, whole genome shotgun sequence genome encodes:
- the LOC131524315 gene encoding extracellular calcium-sensing receptor-like, with translation MLLLLYTLLLFYHLNVTAEKHFCRIMGDPKYPLFSKDGDITIGSILAIHSKLALSSFEFKQKPQLLSCSSVNLQDFRMVQTMIFAINEINKNDILLPNVSVGYKIYDSCGSRLASMGATMALMNEPEFAAGETCNAQSSIHAIIGEPQSSATVILSRTTGSFKIPVISHSATCECLSNRKYYPSVFRTIASDYHQSRALAYIVKYFGWSWVGAVNSDNDYGNYGMAIFLNIAQEEGICVEYSVKFQRTETEKLKIVVDTMKKGTAKVIVAFLTSFEMNNLLDQLSIQNITGLQVIGVEAWITASSMITPNSFLVLGGSLGFAVKKINIRGFADYVLKAFWETAFPCSEIERNSSQTELSCSRYQDLLVLKNYNEDVPEQRYASNIYKAVYAVAHSLHSLLKCKEHEGCKKNLTIQPQQVVEALKNVNFTVKMGDHVWFDNTGATVAQYEVVNWQQDSDGSIQFKPVGYYDASLPPDQRFVLNTENIIWAGGQLEKPRSVCSESCPPGTRKATQKGRPVCCYDCIPCAEGEISNETDSNNCKQCPGEYWSNAEKNKCVLKAVEFLSFTEIMSIVLVFFSLFGVGLTVLVAVLFYSKKDTPIVKANNSELSFLLLFSLTLCFLCSLTFIGRPTEWSCMLRHTAFGITFVLCISCVLGKTIVVLMAFKATLPGSNVMKWFGPAQQRLSVLAFTLIQVLICVLWLTISPPFPYKNMKYYNEKIILECSLGSTIGFSAVLGYIGLLAVLCFILAFLARTLPDNFNEAKFITFSMLIFCAVWITFIPAYVSSPGKFTVAVEIFAILASSFGLLLCIFAPKFYIILLKPEQNTKQHVMGKF, from the exons ATGCTTCTCTTGCTTTACACACTCCTGCTTTTCTATCACCTTAATGTGACagctgaaaaacatttttgcagaATAATGGGAGACCCTAAGTACCCACTGTTTTCTAAGGATGGAGACATAACTATTGGATCAATTTTGGCAATACACAGTAAATTAGCATTGTCttcatttgaatttaaacaaaaaccTCAGCTTCTATCATGTTCCAG tgtgaatcTACAAGATTTTCGTATGGTTCAAACGATGATCTTTGCCATAAatgaaattaacaaaaatgacattttgctcCCAAATGTTTCTGTTGGCTACAAAATTTATGATAGCTGTGGTTCAAGACTGGCTTCTATGGGTGCAACTATGGCACTGATGAATGAACCAGAGTTTGCAGCAGGGGAGACATGCAATGCACAGTCCTCTATACATGctatcataggggaaccacaaTCTTCTGCCACAGTGATTCTGTCCAGAACAACAGGATCTTTTAAAATTCCAGTG ATAAGTCACTCAGCCACATGTGAATGTCTCAGTAATAGAAAATATTACCCCTCTGTCTTCAGGACTATTGCTAGTGATTATCACCAGAGCAGAGCACTTGCATACATAGTCAAATACTTTGGCTGGTCTTGGGTTGGAGCTGTGAACAGTGACAATGACTATGGAAACTATGGAATGGCCATATTTCTGAATATAGCCCAGGAAGAGGGCATTTGTGTGGAGTACTCTGTGAAATTCCAGAGAACAGAGactgaaaaactaaaaattgtGGTAGACACAATGAAAAAAGGCACTGCAAAAGTGATTGTCGCATTTCTTACCAGTTTTGAGATGAACAATCTACTTGATCAGCTAagtattcaaaatattacaggCCTGCAGGTTATTGGTGTCGAGGCATGGATAACAGCAAGCAGTATGATCACTCCAAACAGTTTCCTTGTTCTGGGAGGGTCACTGGGCTTTGCagtgaaaaaaatcaatatcagaGGTTTTGCAGATTATGTTCTAAAAGCATTCTGGGAAACAGCATTTCCATGCTCAGAGATTGAGAGGAATTCTTCACAAACTGAATTAAGTTGCAGCAGATATCAGGATCTGCTTGTGCTGAAAAACTATAATGAAGATGTGCCTGAACAAAGATATGCAAGTAACATATACAAAGCAGTTTATGCTGTGGCTCATTCACTACATAGTTTACTCAAATGCAAAGAACATGAAGGCTGCAAGAAAAACTTAACAATACAACCACAGCAG GTGGTTGAGGCTCTGAAAAATGTCAATTTCACTGTAAAGATGGGAGATCATGTGTGGTTTGACAACACTGGTGCCACAGTAGCCCAATATGAAGTTGTAAACTGGCAGCAGGACTCTGATGGATCAATCCAATTTAAACCAGTGGGATACTATGATGCCTCACTGCCCCCTGATCAGCGCTTTGTGCTTAATACTGAAAACATAATCTGGGCTGGAGGACAGCTCGAG AAGCCTAGGTCTGTGTGCAGTGAGAGCTGTCCTCCAGGTACAAGGAAGGCTACACAGAAAGGAAGACCAGTCTGCTGTTATGACTGTATTCCATGTGCAGAAGGAGAAATCAGTAATGAGACAG ATTCAAATAACTGCAAGCAGTGTCCAGGGGAATACTGGTCTAATgctgagaaaaataaatgtgttttaaaggctGTAGAGTTTCTGTCATTCACAGAAATTATGAGTATAGTGCTAGTCTTTTTCTCACTCTTTGGAGTAGGATTAACTGTGCTTGTAGCGGTACTGTTTTACAGCAAGAAGGACACCCCCATAGTAAAAGCCAACAACTCAGAGCTGAGCTTCCTGCTGCTCTTCTCATTGACTCTGTGTTTCCTCTGTTCACTTACTTTCATTGGTCGGCCCACTGAGTGGTCATGTATGTTGCGTCACACAGCATTTGGGATCACTTTTGTCCTCTGTATCTCCTGTGTTCTGGGGAAAACAATAGTGGTGTTAATGGCCTTCAAAGCTACCCTTCCAGGAAGTAATGTCATGAAATGGTTTGGGCCTGCACAACAACGACTCAGTGTTCTTGCCTTTACACTGATACAGGTTCTTATCTGTGTGCTTTGGCTAACAATATCTCCTCCATTTCcctataaaaatatgaaatactaTAATGAAAAGATCATTCTTGAGTGCAGTCTGGGTTCTACTATAGGTTTCTCTGCTGTGCTTGGTTACATTGGTCTTCTGGCTGTATTGTGCTTCATTTTAGCTTTTCTGGCTCGCACACTGCCTGATAACTTTAATGAAGCCAAATTCATCACTTTCAGTATGCTGATATTCTGTGCTGTATGGATCACATTTATACCAGCTTATGTCAGTTCTCCTGGAAAATTTACAGTAGCTGTTGAGATATTTGCCATTTTAGCCTCAAGCTTTGGGTTATTACTTTGTATATTTGCACCAAAATTTTATATCATCCTGCTTAAGCCTGAACAAAATACAAAGCAACATGTGATGGGAAAGTTTTAA